A single region of the Chitinophaga niabensis genome encodes:
- a CDS encoding DUF3341 domain-containing protein, protein MAVKKFVVGSFDDEAVLFPAVKKVRSAGYKIHDVYTPFPVHGLDHAMGLRETSLHTAGFIYGITGTTTALSFMSWVFTTDWPMNIGGKPHFPLPAFIPITFELTVLFAAVGMVMTFMYLCQLAPFVKKHVFHPRQSDDLFVMVIELTEKTRAEEVKAYLDSVGAKEINEQEVEAGWWLGRFDREDKLFSQRTTPVNA, encoded by the coding sequence ATGGCTGTTAAAAAATTTGTTGTAGGCAGTTTTGATGATGAGGCGGTATTGTTTCCGGCGGTAAAGAAAGTTCGCTCTGCCGGGTACAAGATTCATGATGTGTATACGCCGTTCCCGGTGCATGGCCTGGACCATGCCATGGGCCTGAGAGAAACAAGCCTGCATACTGCCGGTTTCATTTATGGTATTACCGGTACAACTACCGCGTTATCATTTATGAGTTGGGTATTCACAACAGATTGGCCGATGAACATCGGTGGTAAACCTCACTTCCCTTTACCGGCATTCATACCTATCACTTTTGAGTTGACGGTATTGTTTGCAGCGGTAGGTATGGTGATGACCTTTATGTATCTCTGTCAGCTGGCACCTTTTGTAAAGAAACATGTGTTCCATCCCCGTCAGAGCGATGACCTGTTTGTGATGGTGATAGAGCTGACAGAAAAAACACGTGCAGAGGAAGTGAAAGCTTACCTGGACAGTGTTGGCGCGAAAGAGATCAATGAGCAAGAAGTAGAAGCCGGCTGGTGGCTGGGCCGTTTCGATAGAGAAGATAAGTTATTCAGTCAGCGTACCACACCTGTGAACGCGTAA
- a CDS encoding cytochrome c oxidase subunit II, translated as MSGFLAVLVVVLIFVVIFQIAKASEYVSILKGEKKSREQSNRINGFLMIVFLVLGLIGVWWCHDLFEGRMLGESASVQGDGIDSLIRVTFIITMIVFVITQILLFWFAFKFQEKDGRTAFYFPHNNKLELIWTVIPAIVLTILVAFGIRHWLRITSEAPKDSMIVEVTGKQFNWVVRYPGKDGQLGRKNFKLIDNAINPLGQDWADSLNTDDVIAPDLHVVVNKNVKLIIGSRDVVHDVGLPHFRLKMDAVPGIPTTLWFTPKYTTAEMRKKTGNPDFVYELSCDQMCGSGHYSMKANIIVETQAEYDAWVASQPTQFAQAHPAPAASPAPAAAADSTKTVAQAH; from the coding sequence ATGTCAGGATTTTTAGCAGTTTTAGTAGTTGTTCTCATATTCGTCGTGATCTTCCAGATTGCGAAGGCTAGCGAATATGTGTCCATTCTGAAAGGTGAAAAGAAATCGCGCGAGCAATCCAACCGCATTAACGGTTTCCTGATGATCGTATTCCTGGTGTTGGGATTGATTGGGGTGTGGTGGTGTCATGATCTTTTCGAAGGCAGGATGTTGGGTGAATCTGCTTCCGTTCAGGGAGATGGGATTGATAGCCTGATCAGGGTAACTTTCATCATTACCATGATCGTGTTTGTGATCACACAGATATTACTGTTCTGGTTCGCATTCAAATTCCAGGAAAAAGATGGCCGTACCGCTTTCTATTTCCCGCACAATAATAAACTGGAATTGATCTGGACGGTGATCCCTGCGATTGTACTGACCATCCTGGTAGCTTTTGGTATCCGCCACTGGTTGCGTATCACTTCAGAAGCACCTAAAGATTCCATGATCGTGGAAGTAACCGGTAAACAGTTTAACTGGGTGGTCCGCTATCCTGGTAAAGACGGACAGTTAGGCCGCAAGAACTTTAAACTGATTGACAATGCGATAAACCCATTAGGTCAGGATTGGGCAGACAGCCTGAATACGGACGATGTGATTGCTCCGGACCTGCACGTAGTGGTAAATAAGAATGTAAAACTGATCATTGGTTCCCGCGATGTGGTGCACGACGTTGGTCTGCCTCACTTCCGTCTGAAAATGGACGCAGTACCCGGTATCCCAACCACACTCTGGTTTACGCCAAAGTATACTACTGCCGAAATGAGGAAGAAAACAGGGAATCCTGATTTCGTATATGAACTGTCCTGCGACCAGATGTGTGGTAGCGGTCACTACTCTATGAAAGCTAATATCATCGTGGAAACACAGGCAGAATATGATGCCTGGGTTGCATCGCAGCCTACACAGTTTGCACAGGCGCATCCGGCTCCGGCTGCTTCACCTGCACCAGCTGCGGCCGCAGATTCAACAAAAACGGTAGCACAGGCGCATTAA
- a CDS encoding quinol:cytochrome C oxidoreductase translates to MKDQFVVPARLKTTSFVLLGIGLLTFLIGLFVFNDEHGATRFWAGILQNSTYFLLIALASTFFIGVTTLAHGGWQLGFRRVPEAISMAVPVLGGILLVVLGFLIFGHKGHIYHWLNPHGDEILENKSPFLNASFVSIASVITIGLWSALTIKLRKMSLEEDTWSMDAEAGKRLLWRNTVWCAGFIVVFALSVGSTTPWIWLMSIDAHWFSTMYSWYTFASTFVSGMSLIALFVIYLKSKGHLVYVTDEHLHDLGKFMFAFSIFWTYLWFSQYMLIWYANMPEETVYFQPRVWGPFRPIFFLNLIINFVTPLLVFMKRAPKRNNTTVAFMAGVIIFGHWLDFFQMVMPGTVHELNFPWYELGLGLGFVGLIIWITGNQLAKAPLAPKNHPYLKESIVHHT, encoded by the coding sequence ATGAAGGACCAATTTGTAGTACCAGCAAGATTAAAAACGACCAGCTTTGTGCTTTTGGGCATTGGCTTGCTGACTTTTTTGATCGGATTATTTGTGTTCAATGATGAGCATGGAGCTACCCGCTTCTGGGCTGGCATTTTGCAGAACAGCACTTACTTTTTGCTGATCGCACTGGCCAGTACTTTCTTCATTGGCGTAACCACTCTGGCACATGGCGGCTGGCAGCTTGGTTTCAGGAGAGTTCCTGAAGCTATCTCCATGGCTGTTCCTGTATTAGGGGGTATCCTGCTTGTGGTGTTGGGTTTTCTGATCTTCGGTCACAAAGGTCATATTTACCATTGGCTGAACCCGCACGGCGACGAGATCCTGGAGAATAAATCTCCTTTCCTGAACGCTTCTTTCGTTTCTATTGCTTCCGTGATCACTATTGGTTTATGGTCTGCATTAACGATCAAGCTGCGTAAGATGTCTCTCGAAGAAGATACCTGGAGCATGGATGCGGAAGCAGGTAAACGCCTTCTCTGGAGGAATACAGTCTGGTGCGCGGGTTTCATTGTTGTATTTGCATTGTCTGTTGGTTCTACCACCCCCTGGATCTGGTTAATGAGCATTGATGCGCATTGGTTCTCTACTATGTACAGCTGGTATACATTTGCCAGTACTTTTGTATCCGGTATGTCCCTGATCGCATTGTTTGTAATATATCTTAAATCTAAAGGTCACCTGGTTTATGTAACAGATGAGCATTTACATGACCTGGGTAAATTCATGTTTGCGTTCAGCATTTTCTGGACTTACCTCTGGTTCTCCCAGTATATGCTGATCTGGTATGCTAACATGCCAGAGGAAACAGTATACTTCCAGCCACGCGTATGGGGTCCGTTCAGGCCTATTTTCTTCCTGAACCTGATCATCAACTTCGTTACGCCGTTGCTGGTATTTATGAAACGTGCTCCTAAACGTAACAATACTACGGTAGCTTTCATGGCTGGTGTGATCATCTTTGGTCACTGGCTGGATTTCTTCCAAATGGTAATGCCAGGTACAGTACACGAACTTAATTTCCCATGGTATGAATTAGGTCTTGGCCTCGGTTTTGTGGGCCTGATCATCTGGATCACCGGTAACCAACTGGCTAAAGCGCCACTGGCTCCGAAGAACCATCCTTACCTGAAAGAAAGTATCGTACACCACACCTGA
- a CDS encoding cytochrome c oxidase subunit I: MSNEATLHNQDLMHHGVEHGHGNGHDGHDHHHEETFISKYVFSMDHKMIAKQFLITGIIWAIIGAFFSVLFRLQLGYPDATFPWLESILGHWAEGGRITPEAYYALVTMHGTILVFFVLTAGLSGTFSNLLIPLQVGARDMASPFMNMLSYWFFFLASCLMMASLFVQTGPASGGWTSYPPLSALGDASIGSKIGMDLWLMSMAIFVVSSLLGSLNYISTILNMRTKGMSMTKMPLTIWAFFFTAVLGVLSFPVLLSGFVLLLFDRHGGTSFYLSEIFVAGKVLPNEGGSAILYQHLFWFLGHPEVYIIILPAMGMVSEILAVNSRKPIFGYLAMVGSIFAITLLAFLVWAHHMFVTGLNPFLGAFFVLLTLLIAVPSAIKVFNWITTIWRGNIRFTPASLFSIGFVSTFISGGLTGIWLGNSAIDIHLHDTMFVIAHFHIVMGVSAFFGMFAGIYHWFPKLYGRYMNQTLGFIHFWITLVGAYLIFWPMHYMGMAGMPRRYFDYSNWTSFNMFGGLNEFISFVVIIVFATQLLFVFNFFYSIFKGRKLTTPNPWQATTLEWTTPINPGHGNWPGEIPEVHRWAYDYSKDGKDFIPQTVPVSPDESKH, translated from the coding sequence ATGAGTAACGAAGCAACATTGCACAATCAGGATTTAATGCATCACGGTGTGGAGCATGGGCATGGTAATGGCCATGATGGTCACGACCATCATCATGAGGAAACATTCATCTCGAAGTATGTTTTCAGCATGGACCATAAGATGATTGCAAAGCAATTCCTCATTACGGGTATTATCTGGGCCATCATTGGTGCATTTTTCTCTGTATTGTTCCGTTTGCAACTGGGTTATCCTGATGCTACTTTCCCCTGGCTGGAAAGCATCCTGGGTCATTGGGCCGAAGGTGGCAGGATCACGCCTGAAGCGTATTATGCGCTGGTGACCATGCACGGTACCATCCTTGTATTCTTTGTATTAACAGCGGGCCTTAGCGGTACCTTCTCCAACCTGCTTATTCCATTGCAGGTAGGTGCGCGCGATATGGCTTCTCCGTTTATGAACATGCTCAGCTACTGGTTCTTCTTCCTGGCCAGCTGCCTGATGATGGCTTCCCTGTTTGTGCAAACTGGTCCTGCTTCCGGTGGATGGACGTCTTATCCTCCATTGAGTGCATTGGGCGATGCTTCTATAGGTTCTAAAATTGGTATGGACCTCTGGCTGATGAGTATGGCGATCTTCGTTGTATCATCCCTGTTAGGTTCCCTTAACTATATTTCCACTATCCTGAACATGCGTACGAAAGGCATGAGCATGACCAAGATGCCGCTTACTATCTGGGCGTTCTTCTTCACCGCTGTGCTTGGTGTATTGTCTTTCCCCGTGTTACTGAGTGGTTTCGTACTGTTGCTGTTCGACCGTCATGGTGGTACCAGCTTCTACCTGAGCGAGATCTTTGTAGCGGGTAAAGTATTACCTAATGAAGGTGGTTCTGCTATCCTCTATCAACACTTGTTCTGGTTCCTTGGTCACCCTGAGGTGTATATCATTATCCTCCCTGCGATGGGTATGGTATCTGAGATCCTGGCGGTGAATTCCCGGAAACCGATCTTCGGTTACCTGGCGATGGTGGGTTCTATCTTTGCGATCACTTTGCTGGCCTTCCTCGTATGGGCGCACCACATGTTCGTAACAGGGTTGAATCCGTTCTTAGGGGCCTTCTTCGTACTCTTAACATTACTGATTGCGGTACCTTCCGCCATCAAGGTGTTCAACTGGATCACTACCATCTGGCGCGGGAATATCAGGTTCACACCTGCTTCCCTGTTCTCTATCGGTTTTGTGAGCACGTTCATCTCTGGTGGTTTAACAGGTATCTGGTTAGGTAACTCCGCGATAGACATTCACCTGCATGATACGATGTTTGTAATTGCACACTTCCACATTGTAATGGGTGTGTCTGCATTCTTCGGTATGTTTGCCGGTATCTACCATTGGTTCCCTAAATTGTACGGCCGTTATATGAACCAAACACTGGGCTTTATCCACTTCTGGATCACGCTCGTAGGTGCTTACCTCATCTTCTGGCCAATGCACTACATGGGTATGGCAGGTATGCCACGCCGTTACTTCGATTACTCTAACTGGACGTCTTTCAACATGTTCGGCGGGCTGAATGAATTCATCAGCTTTGTGGTGATCATCGTGTTTGCTACACAACTGTTATTCGTTTTCAACTTCTTCTATAGCATATTCAAAGGCCGTAAGCTCACCACACCCAATCCGTGGCAAGCTACTACCCTTGAGTGGACCACTCCGATCAATCCCGGTCACGGTAACTGGCCTGGTGAAATTCCGGAAGTTCACCGTTGGGCTTATGATTACAGCAAGGATGGTAAGGACTTCATTCCTCAAACCGTTCCTGTATCACCTGACGAATCCAAGCACTAG
- a CDS encoding cytochrome c oxidase subunit 3, with the protein MSASRNKIHPHKYSMWIAMASITMMFIGFTSAYVVKRAQANWQSFSLPTIFWVSTALILTSSLTIHLALRQFKARNMSSYKQLITLTALLGIAFAVCQVIGFSDMKSHGLTLDSTVSASFIYVIVGAHILHVLGGVIVLLILFARAYRTRIRTYSAVPIEVASTYWHFVDGLWIYLLIFFSLAR; encoded by the coding sequence ATGAGCGCATCAAGAAATAAGATACATCCGCACAAGTATTCCATGTGGATCGCTATGGCCAGCATCACGATGATGTTCATAGGGTTCACCAGCGCTTACGTTGTGAAACGGGCACAGGCCAACTGGCAAAGTTTCAGCCTGCCTACTATCTTCTGGGTATCTACGGCATTGATCCTCACCAGTAGTCTGACCATTCACTTAGCCCTGCGCCAGTTCAAAGCGCGTAACATGAGCAGTTATAAACAACTGATCACGTTAACAGCCTTACTGGGCATCGCATTTGCTGTTTGCCAGGTGATCGGTTTTTCAGATATGAAGAGCCATGGCCTTACATTGGACAGTACGGTTTCTGCCTCGTTCATATATGTGATCGTTGGCGCGCACATCCTGCACGTGCTGGGTGGTGTGATCGTACTGCTGATACTGTTTGCAAGGGCTTACAGAACAAGGATCAGAACTTACAGCGCCGTGCCGATCGAAGTGGCTTCCACCTACTGGCATTTTGTAGACGGTCTGTGGATCTATCTGTTGATCTTTTTCAGCCTTGCGAGATAA
- a CDS encoding c-type cytochrome, translated as MKRTSNILIVAALAGGALLAACNKGAHNRKPGKIYVPDMYESRAYEFYNGRLTSLKPVDGTVKRGSLLPYHLKAEDTAQANLVKNPLALDEAGIKEGKRLYDIYCGVCHGQKLDGNGPLYKGGDGPYPAAPANLLTGKVMGYTEGRIFHVITFGYNVMGSYASQLDMEQRWKVVGYIKQMQNGGKAPAATPAAAPADSTAPAATVVAAK; from the coding sequence ATGAAAAGGACTTCCAACATACTGATTGTAGCTGCTTTAGCCGGTGGAGCCTTACTGGCCGCCTGTAATAAGGGAGCACATAATAGAAAGCCCGGTAAGATCTATGTGCCTGATATGTACGAATCCCGTGCATACGAGTTTTATAATGGTCGCCTGACCAGTCTGAAACCCGTGGATGGTACTGTAAAGAGAGGGTCGCTGCTTCCTTATCACCTGAAAGCAGAGGATACGGCGCAGGCGAACCTGGTTAAGAACCCGTTGGCGTTGGACGAAGCCGGTATCAAAGAAGGTAAACGCCTGTATGATATCTACTGCGGTGTTTGCCATGGTCAGAAACTGGATGGTAACGGACCACTTTATAAAGGTGGTGACGGTCCATACCCGGCTGCACCCGCTAACCTGCTCACCGGTAAAGTAATGGGTTACACAGAAGGACGTATCTTCCATGTGATCACTTTCGGTTACAATGTGATGGGTAGTTATGCCAGCCAGCTGGATATGGAGCAACGCTGGAAAGTGGTAGGTTATATCAAGCAGATGCAGAACGGTGGAAAAGCTCCCGCAGCAACACCTGCAGCAGCTCCTGCTGATTCAACCGCACCGGCAGCAACAGTAGTGGCAGCGAAATAA
- the cyoE gene encoding heme o synthase, producing MSVSYAIASRVRDYFMMMKFTLTFMVVFSCVVAYLLAPGVKFELLKVLLLFAGGILVSGSANTINQILEKDTDKLMARTATRPIPAGRLSVSEASIVALVTGLAGIAILGFGFNWLAAGVSLASLVLYGFVYTPWKKWNSLAVLVGAIPGALPPLIGWVAGANSFSEGGWALFAIQFLWQFPHFWAIAWVAHTDYTRAGFKLMPTDRGPGKVIALQSAMYAMLLIPAGIAPYLLKITGPISAVVAILIGGFYLYRAIELYRKCDVPSARKLMFGSYIYLAVILLGLLFDKVNL from the coding sequence TTGTCGGTATCATACGCCATTGCGAGTAGAGTAAGGGATTACTTCATGATGATGAAATTCACACTCACATTCATGGTGGTATTCTCCTGTGTGGTTGCGTATTTACTGGCACCCGGTGTGAAATTTGAATTGCTGAAAGTTCTTTTATTATTTGCGGGCGGTATACTGGTATCCGGTTCTGCCAACACTATCAACCAGATACTGGAAAAAGACACAGACAAGCTGATGGCCCGTACGGCTACAAGGCCTATTCCGGCCGGCAGATTGTCTGTATCAGAAGCAAGTATTGTGGCATTGGTAACAGGCCTGGCAGGAATTGCCATCCTGGGGTTTGGTTTTAACTGGCTTGCAGCAGGTGTTAGTCTTGCTTCCCTGGTGTTATATGGTTTTGTATACACACCCTGGAAGAAATGGAATTCACTGGCAGTGCTGGTAGGTGCTATCCCTGGAGCTTTGCCTCCATTGATCGGCTGGGTGGCAGGAGCCAACAGTTTCTCTGAAGGGGGATGGGCTTTGTTTGCGATACAGTTCCTGTGGCAGTTTCCGCACTTCTGGGCAATAGCCTGGGTAGCGCATACTGATTATACAAGAGCTGGTTTCAAACTGATGCCAACAGACAGGGGGCCGGGTAAAGTGATTGCATTGCAATCCGCCATGTATGCCATGTTACTGATCCCTGCGGGCATAGCACCTTACCTGTTAAAGATAACAGGGCCTATTTCTGCAGTGGTGGCCATCCTGATCGGCGGTTTTTATTTATACCGTGCGATTGAGCTGTACCGGAAATGTGACGTGCCGTCTGCCCGCAAACTGATGTTTGGATCATACATTTACCTGGCAGTGATATTGCTGGGGTTGTTGTTTGATAAAGTAAATTTGTGA